A single region of the Deltaproteobacteria bacterium genome encodes:
- a CDS encoding TetR/AcrR family transcriptional regulator produces MANRLEQARKNPDSKKATILKAARRIFARRGYHATGIRDVAAEAGVDTKTLYYHWSSKQTLFEAVLADIQLDFENLLKYWINATQEMGFEQSIEMLIDKVIPAILDDPDAGRIVLLSMVDYGIEDAQWDIRYMPTLLATMRRYVERRLGIEALPPQFDTVVLGVVNMMIMLYGAKNYQMKVLGAETHEAYRERIKSMARFSIAAAMTVIGQGVASAPQHVPAIAP; encoded by the coding sequence ATGGCCAACCGACTCGAGCAAGCCCGCAAGAACCCCGATTCGAAGAAAGCCACCATCTTGAAGGCCGCGCGTCGCATCTTCGCGCGCCGGGGCTACCACGCCACCGGCATTCGCGACGTGGCGGCCGAGGCGGGCGTGGATACGAAGACGCTCTATTACCATTGGAGCTCGAAGCAGACCCTCTTCGAGGCCGTGCTGGCGGACATCCAGCTCGACTTCGAGAACCTGCTCAAGTACTGGATCAACGCCACGCAGGAGATGGGCTTCGAGCAGAGCATCGAGATGCTCATCGACAAGGTCATCCCGGCCATCCTGGACGATCCCGACGCCGGCCGCATCGTGCTCCTCTCGATGGTGGACTACGGCATCGAGGACGCCCAGTGGGACATCCGGTACATGCCGACGCTGCTCGCGACCATGCGCCGCTACGTGGAACGCCGCCTGGGGATCGAGGCGCTGCCGCCGCAGTTCGACACGGTGGTCCTCGGGGTGGTGAACATGATGATCATGCTCTACGGCGCGAAGAACTATCAGATGAAGGTCCTCGGCGCCGAGACCCACGAGGCCTACCGGGAGCGCATCAAGAGCATGGCCCGCTTTTCCATTGCCGCGGCGATGACGGTGATCGGGCAGGGGGTCGCGAGCGCACCGCAGCACGTGCCGGCCATCGCGCCGTAG
- a CDS encoding serine/threonine protein kinase — translation MSVVEPFGRYTLLRRLAVGGMGEVFLAQQPGIAGFSKQVVVKRIRPALVDDPHFVEMFLNEGRVAALLDHPNIVQIYELDEVDGIYFIAMEYVPGRDLGTMLEMVSGPLELSYALYILLNACEGLAFAHDAVGHDGQPLHLVHRDISPPNILVGYAGTVKISDFGIAKVARQNQQTAAGVLKGKFAYLSPEQARGHAVDYRSDIYAMGLLLFEVTVGRRANPANTDTAMIFAAAKRDLPSPSSIIPDYPPELEGIFLKATTLDPDDRYQHVKELQEDLLAFQVEHRLVVSAGRVGEWLQKLDRTQLSDDVSLAFDEAVANTEQGTTSSRDTARGGVRASPSQRPRLAFDATIHALRQEDARQPTPSPPARRSRPTDDATLQDLRALDERIPAQARRGDSAPARLPRLDDELAPRDRDDTATRLPLDDEHDVPLRSHSRGGETAERYGLGRHRGRSPFVGLLVVLLALAGGVAAALYLWKPGPAWLVQLRGRLGVGAPLATKHDAGAAGHASAPDAGARSGDGVVRGGDAGTRTSDGAEPASDGASAAAGAADGGAAEDDAAKGADGASEEEPEAKSGRAGDKGAAIARSKPAAKARPSRAVPRRITPPKPAPPKAGLSARGDGGVRGAGSAVDAAPKGMWPAIRAARDSRPAARADGGSN, via the coding sequence ATGTCCGTCGTGGAGCCGTTCGGCCGCTACACGCTTCTTCGACGGCTCGCCGTGGGTGGCATGGGCGAGGTCTTCCTCGCCCAGCAACCGGGGATCGCCGGCTTCTCGAAGCAGGTCGTGGTCAAGCGCATCCGCCCCGCGCTCGTGGACGACCCGCACTTCGTCGAGATGTTCCTGAACGAGGGCCGCGTCGCCGCGCTCCTCGACCACCCGAACATCGTCCAGATCTACGAGCTCGACGAGGTGGACGGCATCTACTTCATCGCGATGGAGTACGTGCCCGGTCGCGACTTGGGCACGATGCTCGAGATGGTCAGCGGCCCGCTCGAGCTCTCCTACGCGCTCTACATCCTGCTCAACGCGTGCGAGGGCCTGGCCTTCGCGCACGACGCCGTCGGACACGACGGCCAGCCGCTGCACCTCGTGCACCGCGACATCAGTCCGCCGAACATCCTCGTCGGTTACGCGGGCACGGTGAAGATCTCCGACTTCGGCATCGCCAAGGTCGCGCGCCAGAATCAACAGACGGCGGCGGGCGTGCTCAAGGGGAAGTTCGCCTACCTCTCGCCGGAGCAGGCGCGCGGCCACGCGGTGGACTACCGCTCGGACATCTACGCCATGGGGCTTCTGCTCTTCGAGGTCACCGTCGGGCGCAGGGCCAATCCGGCCAACACCGACACGGCGATGATCTTCGCCGCCGCGAAACGCGACCTCCCCTCGCCGAGCAGCATCATCCCCGACTACCCGCCCGAGCTCGAGGGCATCTTTCTCAAGGCCACCACGCTCGACCCCGACGATCGCTACCAGCACGTGAAGGAGCTGCAGGAGGATCTGCTGGCCTTCCAGGTCGAGCACCGGCTCGTCGTCTCGGCCGGGCGCGTAGGCGAGTGGCTCCAGAAGCTCGACCGCACGCAGCTGAGCGACGACGTGAGCCTGGCCTTCGACGAGGCGGTGGCCAACACGGAGCAGGGCACGACCTCCAGCCGCGACACCGCGCGCGGCGGGGTGCGCGCCTCCCCGAGCCAGCGGCCGCGGCTGGCCTTCGACGCCACGATCCACGCCCTGCGCCAGGAGGACGCGCGCCAGCCCACACCCTCCCCGCCCGCGCGGCGTTCTCGCCCCACCGACGACGCCACGCTTCAGGACCTGCGCGCCCTCGACGAACGCATCCCGGCCCAGGCCCGGCGAGGAGACAGCGCCCCGGCCCGGCTGCCCCGGCTCGACGACGAGCTCGCCCCGCGCGACCGTGACGACACCGCGACGCGCCTGCCCCTCGATGACGAGCACGACGTGCCGCTGCGCTCGCACTCTCGCGGCGGAGAGACGGCCGAGCGGTACGGCCTCGGCCGGCACCGCGGACGCTCGCCCTTCGTAGGCCTGCTCGTGGTGCTCCTCGCCCTCGCCGGGGGAGTGGCGGCGGCGCTCTATCTCTGGAAGCCCGGGCCCGCGTGGCTCGTGCAGCTCCGCGGGCGACTCGGCGTGGGCGCGCCGCTGGCGACGAAGCACGACGCCGGCGCGGCGGGGCACGCGAGCGCGCCCGACGCAGGAGCGCGGAGCGGGGACGGGGTGGTGCGCGGCGGGGATGCGGGGACGCGCACTTCCGATGGCGCGGAGCCTGCGAGCGACGGAGCGAGCGCCGCGGCCGGTGCAGCGGACGGCGGCGCAGCGGAGGACGACGCCGCGAAGGGAGCCGACGGTGCGTCCGAGGAGGAGCCGGAGGCGAAGTCGGGGCGTGCCGGCGACAAGGGCGCGGCCATAGCGCGGTCGAAGCCGGCGGCGAAGGCTCGTCCCTCGAGGGCTGTGCCGCGGCGGATCACTCCACCGAAGCCCGCGCCTCCGAAGGCCGGGCTCTCCGCTCGCGGCGATGGCGGCGTGCGCGGAGCCGGTTCCGCGGTGGACGCCGCGCCAAAGGGGATGTGGCCCGCGATTCGCGCCGCTCGCGACAGCCGGCCCGCGGCGCGCGCCGACGGCGGCTCCAACTGA
- a CDS encoding nuclear transport factor 2 family protein, with protein MAHALLTCVGMHVLQGRAVWLALALGCAGAAGCQSEGGAPPTALAVGVGGKADGVAQGWVECIAEACPVYWSRKPNLGPDEDAPVMSVPRGRRMGVYSVARPYAVVAYPDPEQEHAVQLAEVFSEEGQLTWRTSGLPRPGEAVVCTRAIGCPIYSTDRPLGSPSGMPATTASQWTVQEARAVMGGATVTTFPYWFDANRVRVVYATDGWASPSLKVPFVTQQPYGVACAAAVMSMGLATYGQTVSVKKAYDWFATHGGLNEAGYVVSELIPDAARSLSGGAVRAVVDWWQGEGLEGLRRRLNLGMPAHIFVNHAKLPGSGITTNTPHSVLVTGYRDGVFTYHNPWRSVGGQTIKEAELEKALLAKVSINYFEAGPFGDYVEALTQRDLARALGLYAPERVVVSPYGFYQTDAELTTWFSELLGEHLPGAVFTLEEVRGRGTHKVLRWTATTAGGEVRGEDTFGLFDGRIRYQSTSFTAAAP; from the coding sequence GTGGCACATGCGTTGCTCACCTGCGTGGGCATGCACGTGCTGCAGGGTCGCGCGGTATGGCTCGCGCTTGCGCTCGGGTGCGCCGGCGCGGCGGGCTGCCAGTCCGAGGGAGGCGCTCCTCCCACCGCGCTCGCCGTGGGCGTGGGAGGCAAGGCCGACGGCGTGGCCCAGGGGTGGGTCGAGTGCATCGCCGAAGCGTGCCCGGTCTACTGGTCCCGCAAGCCGAACCTCGGCCCCGACGAGGACGCGCCCGTGATGAGCGTGCCGCGCGGGCGACGCATGGGGGTCTACTCGGTGGCGCGCCCCTACGCGGTCGTGGCCTATCCCGACCCCGAGCAAGAGCATGCGGTTCAGCTCGCGGAGGTCTTCTCCGAGGAGGGGCAGCTCACCTGGCGGACGAGCGGTCTGCCGAGGCCGGGGGAGGCCGTGGTCTGCACCCGCGCGATCGGATGTCCGATCTACAGCACCGACCGCCCTCTCGGGTCGCCGTCGGGGATGCCCGCGACGACCGCCAGCCAGTGGACCGTGCAAGAGGCGCGGGCGGTGATGGGCGGCGCGACGGTCACGACCTTTCCCTACTGGTTCGATGCGAACCGCGTACGCGTGGTCTACGCGACCGACGGCTGGGCTTCGCCCAGCCTGAAGGTCCCGTTCGTGACGCAGCAGCCGTACGGCGTGGCCTGCGCCGCGGCGGTGATGTCCATGGGCCTCGCGACCTACGGGCAGACGGTGAGTGTGAAGAAGGCCTACGACTGGTTCGCGACCCACGGCGGGCTGAACGAGGCGGGCTACGTGGTGAGCGAGCTCATCCCCGATGCGGCCCGCTCTCTCTCGGGGGGCGCGGTGCGCGCGGTCGTCGACTGGTGGCAGGGCGAAGGGCTCGAGGGGCTCCGGCGGCGCCTGAACCTCGGCATGCCGGCCCACATCTTCGTGAACCACGCGAAGCTGCCGGGCTCGGGGATCACGACCAACACGCCGCACAGCGTGCTCGTCACGGGCTACCGCGACGGCGTCTTCACCTACCACAACCCGTGGCGCTCCGTCGGCGGGCAGACGATCAAGGAGGCGGAGCTCGAGAAGGCCCTGCTCGCGAAGGTCAGCATCAATTACTTCGAGGCGGGGCCGTTCGGGGATTACGTGGAGGCGTTGACCCAGCGCGACCTGGCGCGGGCCCTCGGGCTCTACGCGCCGGAGCGGGTGGTGGTGAGTCCCTACGGCTTCTATCAGACTGACGCCGAGCTCACGACCTGGTTCAGCGAGCTCCTCGGCGAGCACCTGCCGGGAGCGGTCTTCACGCTCGAGGAGGTGCGGGGGCGCGGGACGCACAAGGTCCTGCGCTGGACCGCCACCACCGCGGGGGGCGAGGTGCGCGGCGAGGACACCTTCGGCCTCTTCGACGGGCGCATCCGCTATCAGAGCACCTCCTTCACCGCCGCGGCACCGTAG
- the msrA gene encoding peptide-methionine (S)-S-oxide reductase MsrA: MALATFGAGCFWGVEVAFRAVAGVTGAAVGYMGGELAHPSYEDVCTDATGHAEVVQVRFEPERLSYDELLEVFFACHDPTQRNRQGPDVGRQYRSAIFVHGPEQEAAARAIIARLTEAKRFPRPIVTTIEPAAVFWRAEEYHQRYLEKRGLAHCHV, encoded by the coding sequence ATGGCGCTGGCCACCTTCGGTGCGGGGTGCTTCTGGGGGGTGGAGGTCGCGTTCCGCGCCGTCGCGGGGGTGACCGGTGCCGCTGTGGGCTACATGGGGGGCGAGCTCGCGCACCCGAGCTACGAGGACGTGTGCACCGACGCGACCGGGCACGCGGAGGTCGTGCAAGTCCGGTTCGAGCCCGAGCGGCTGAGCTACGACGAGCTGCTCGAGGTCTTCTTCGCCTGCCACGATCCGACCCAGCGGAATCGCCAGGGACCCGACGTGGGGCGGCAATACCGCTCGGCGATCTTCGTGCACGGCCCGGAGCAGGAGGCCGCCGCGCGCGCCATCATCGCGCGACTCACCGAGGCCAAGCGCTTTCCGCGTCCCATCGTCACGACCATCGAGCCCGCCGCGGTCTTCTGGCGGGCCGAGGAGTACCACCAGCGCTACCTCGAGAAGCGGGGACTCGCGCACTGCCACGTGTGA